The sequence GCCCCGGCGATGTAAGCCTGCTCAACAGGATGCTTCCCGTATCGGTTCAGGCCCCCATTGCAGCACATTGGGCCATCATTGCCGTTTTTGTGATAATGGTGAGCGGAAAGGGGCGTCTGAAGAGATGAGGTGGCAATGAAGACCTTCCATCGAATTACTGAGAACCCTTACGTCAGAAATAAGCTGTATGTGCATCGTCTTTCCTGGTGAGATTTCCTGATTGTACCACGATAATCACTGGAGCTATAATAGTTACAACCCCTCCAATGATCGGATCTCTCCCATCTGGAGCAGGTCAAGGAGCCGATCTGCAGCCTCCTGTACAGCAGGAGAGAGGCCGACGCCCGGCTGGATCGTCTCTGGCTCAATCCCGATGAAGAGGATCTCGGGGATGTCAGGGGAGAGATAGGCGATCAGGTGCGAGAGCGGGAGCATATGGGTGCCGATGCTCGTATCATCGATCTTCTCCGGGGGGATGATCCGGATGCTGCCTGCGGGAAGGCCCATTGCTGCCGCATCAACGATGACAAGCAGGGAAGGGGCGGCACGGCGGATCGGGGCGGTGAAATTCTCCGGTGCAGTGCCCCCGTTGTAGGCAGGGTGGATGTCAGCGATCGCCTCTGCAATATAGCAGCCGGCACCATCATCTGAAAGGAGGGTGTTTCCGACACCAAGGATGAGCATCATTACTGAACCTGTTGGTGCCCAGGACTACAAGAACCTGCGGCAGGAGGGGGTAGCTGGATGGTTGCCAAAGGGAGGTGTCGCTTAAAACGGCTCCCTCACCATCATTGGTTGCGCGCCGGATGGAGAAGGCGTTATAGGGGAATAAATCTTCAATTTACAGGTTTTTTTAGATGAGTGATTGAAAGTGTACGGTAGATTCATAAGCTGATGCAGAGACGTATCAATTGTCCCGGATGATCGGGAGGGAGGTGAACGCCTCATGGCATTTGAAGCACCTGGCAAGAAGGAGAAGACTCCGGCACCTGAAAAGAAATCCAAGGATATGAAAGGAGGAAAGAAAGAGAGCAGAAAATAAGGGCCTCTCCTCCATTTTTTTAGGATTCTCCAAAGGGAGATGTACGTATTCTTTTTTGAGAGGGAGTCACCCATTTCAGGGTGACTCAGTGCCGGATTTGAGGAGGAAGCCGGATATTTCGGATACTATCATGTCAACGCTTTCAAAAATATGTTGTTCTTTTTTAGAAGAGTTGTATTGTGCAGTCTGTACCCAAGGCAGCAAAATACCCGCGACCTGGCTGAAGCGTGGTCACTGCTTCATAGGATCGCCTTGCAGGATTGTATGCATAGACAAATGGTAAGGACCAGGCATCTGATGGATCAAGGGTAATATCATTCATATGAATTTCATCACTGGGAGCACCGATGGGGTTCCATCCTCGCCCAAGTTCCATGGTGATCGAGGAGGGCCTGGTTCCCTTCACGATGATCTCACTGACACTGGATGATGAGACCCAGTATGCTCTTCCTGGCACAAGTTCATCAAGTTCGATGCTTTGTCCTCCACGTGAATTCGGGTTGTTGGTTGGGGAGAAGATACGAATCGAAGCGGGTGATGTTGCCTCAAGCTCTGCATCCTCATATGGTATCGATATTAAGTTATATCCCACCTGAATGGGGATCACCATTTCCTGCCTTGAAGGGTTGGTTGGTGGAAGTGGTTTCTTGCCAACCTTCACATCGGTCTGAACAACAACACCATCAGGGTTGATGATCTCATCCGGAAGGTTCACAAGGATACCTTCGAGCCTGTATGTGCCTGAGGTTGTGCCATCATACCCGGATGCAGTATTGGGCCAGTAAACATCGACTGTCCGCACAGAACCATCACAGATGGTTGCCTGAACGGTTCGGGGAAGTCCGATCTCCTGGAATGATGTACCGTATTCTACTGCAAAGTCACCTATTGCCGTTACTCCAGTAACCTCATAAAGTGTCGGTGTCGGTGTCGGTGTCGGTGTTGGTGTTGGTGTTGGTGTCGGTGTCGGTGTCGGTGTCGGTGTCGGTGTTGGCGTTGGCGTTGGTGTCGGTGTTGGTGTTGGGGTTGGTGTCGGTGTCGGTGTCGGTGTTGGTGTTGGGGTTGGGGTTGGTGTCGGTGCCCGTGGGTTTAATGGATAGGGTGTGGGTTCGACATAGCCGCCGGTATCATGGTAATAGAGGACCGGGCCAAATTCTGACAATGCTCCCTGAATAATATTATTGCTCATATACACTTTACCATAGGGACTCTGTTCTGGAGCGAGGTTATGAAATGTCTGTCTAACTGGACCAGTTCCCTGATTTCGACTGTCCATAATATTATATTCAATCCAAGCGCCGGTTCGTGGCTGGCCTCTCTGATTGAATGCATTCTGATCTGTTCCAAGGAAGGTATTGTGATGAATCCAAACCCAGTCTCCTCCCCACTCGAGATTGTTCGGGTCCTGGTGCATGTCAAAATATGCGGAGGCGGCATGTGGACCGACAATATTGTATCGTGCTTCAAACGCACAGTGCGGCCCTCCAAGCGATGTAATAGAGTGCCGGTTATAATCAAACAGATTCGCTTCGATTAAGACCTCCGAATTTATTATTGCAATTCCATATCCAGTACCGGTAAACAGATTTGTATGAATGTGATTATGGTGGATGTATTGCCCACTGTCTGGTCCCGTATCCTGTATACGAACTGCTGCATAACCCCATTCATATATTTCACAATTATCTACCTCAAAGTTGTCATGATATGATCGTATGGCATGTCGGTGGTCCCGGAAATTCTCTGAGGTTGGGTATGGACCCTGTATTCTGAGCCCGGTGATTCGGATATCAGGACCGCCGGTGTTAAATGGACGGCCTGACGTTGGATCTCCAGCTAATGCATTCTGAAAAATCCGGCCGCCAGGAGCTCCGTTCTCCCCTCGATTGCTCGCTATTGTCACGCCTCCGGGAATACGGACATTAAAGGTTCCAGACATATCGATGTTGGCATTCCCATGAACATACACAATATCGCCGGATTTCGCCTGGTTTAAAGCAGCAAGTAATCCGGCTTTATCATGAACGATCGCTATGACCCGGGGATCAGTCGGTTGAATTATATCACTATATCCAATACCGCCCCCGATGGGGTTCCCTGTGGGGTTTGCGTCAGCACCGTAGATTGGTGTCGATGGATAGGCCATCGCAAGCTGAGCGATGCTGAGTAATACAACCAGAGCTAGTAGAAGCCTGGTAAATTCTCCTTTTCTCATATACATTTTATTGTAAACTACACGTATATAATATTTTCTCTTTAGTAAAACATCAAGAATTCTATTTTTTTAGAATTTAGAAGCCATATGTTGATTTTTACAGAAAAGATCTATAAAATTTGAATTATCAGTTTGTATCGATATATATAGTATTGCATTGTATTTCCTAATAATAAGCCATTATTTGTTTTTAGGATTGCTTAAAGTGATCGATTTCTGAAGGTTTAATTAAAAAGAGGTTTTAACATAATAATGCAATAAATCAAATAATGAAAAGGTCGCTTTTTCAAACCCCGATCCATCTATACTAAGTGATTGAAAGAGATAATTTTTTTCTCATCGGGAGGGATCCGTACTCGCGCATGATATGGATAGACGAAGTTCATACAAAGAGGGTAACATACAACAGCCGGTTAACCGGCCATTTGTGGTGTGCGGCAGGGCCAGTCCATGTCGGTCATGTGATCGAAACAACCCCAGAGATTGACCCCGACATACCCATTCTCATGTTAAAAAATACAATTTGAAGCAACTGGATTCGCTCAAACATTAGTCATCTGAGCAATGGTTTTTTTAATCACAGAGAGTAGGATCCAAAACCCTGAAAGATGCGTCCATTCCACCTTAATGATAATAGTCTGGTGGGGGGGTCAAAGCCTCAAGGCACCGTTGATTATTGTATTAATTAAAAGAATATATATTTATTATAGTATAGATCATATTATACAATGGTAGGAGTTGGGAATAATCAGAATAAAATATATCTGCAGATGTTGTTCACAATTTGATAAAGGTCTGAATAAGAAAATTATTTCTCAGATTAAGCATTTAAGGAACCATAATATCGAGACGATTCATTACTCTGTTTGTACAGATGATGAAAAGGCATCGGACAGTTCCATTGAATTAATAAAAATTCCAATGAAAACAAAATTAATTTTTTTAAAACGGGTGAAACGAGAGTATAATTTTTATAATATTTTAAATTATTTGATCACTACCTCACAAGAAGAAGATATAGTATATTTGCGTATACCCTATCCATCCATACAATTAACACAGATACTTAAAAAAGCGAGATTGTGCAAAATTTGCATTGAATATCAAACTATCGAACCTCTCGAATATAAATTGATAAAAAAATATTGGTATCTCATACTCGATTTTTTCTTTGGCAATGCGATACGAACGTATACAGATGCGATAGTCGGGGTCACGGATGAGATAACGAGCTATCAACTCTCCCGGGCAGGAAACCAAAATAAACCTCATATAACAATCGGAAATGGCTTTGATGTTGCTTCAGCCACGGTGCGCCATCCCCCAAAGTATGATGGAAAAGACCTTCATCTACTTTGTGTCGCGCACATCAGACGCTGGAATGGTCTCGATAGGCTTCTCAACGGCATTGCAAATCACCATAACTCCCCAAAAATAATTCTCCATATTGCAGGAGATGGAGAGGAACTGTCTCATCTCCAGGAATTAGCCGTTCACTTAGGAATCACTGATCGTGTGGTATATCATGGATTTACGACCGGCAGATCCCTCGATACCCTTTTTAATACGTGTCATATAGGAGTTGGGAGTCTTGGAATTCATCGCATTGGCTTGAAGGAAGCATCTATACTAAAAGCAAGAGAGTATTGTGCAAGAGGGCTTCCTTTTATGTATGGAATAAAGGATCCTGACTTTCCCCTTGATTTTCCTTTTATACTTCAGATTCCGCCTGATGAATCCCCGGTTGATATGAAAAAGGTTATTTCCTTTGCTGAGACGGTTTGTACAGACCATGACACTCCCCGGAAGATGCATAGATATGCAGAGGAACACCTGGACTGGTCAGTAAAAATGAAAACATTGAAAGGATTTTTAGAGACAATGAGTGAATCAAGAAAAGGCAGGCCGGAAAAGAATAGCCCTGATTTATAAACGGCCAGTTAGATAAGATATATGAGAGTTGCTATAAATAACATTATTATCATTAAAAAAATTATTTACATCTTTCATGTTTTCATTATTCGAAATATAATTCACTCTACCCATCCCATCCTCAGTCTGAAGGTGGATGACCATATCTTCAAATTTCTTATTGCGAAAAATTACATATTGATCATCTTTTGGAGTCCACGTCATGCCACGTAGCATAGTGCTTGAGTAATACGGCAAGTCAAGTTTTTCTGTCAGGCTGAAGTATTCAAGATTAAAATATCTATATGTATGATAATCCGAATATAATTCAACGCCAAAAGGTATCTTATTATTGGCATAATTATATCCGGTTAATTCACCTTCCGTGAAGTAGAGTCTGCCTTCATCACTCGTTATATCTAAAATTGGTTGCTGGAGGGATAATAGAATAAATAATGAAAAAATAATTATAATCATAGAATGATATATCCGAGAGAAGGCACTTTTCTGAGTCCATTTGCTTAACCAGAAAATCCCTGAAGCCATAGCAAAAGCCATAAATGGAGCAATAAGGAGTGCGAAGCGATCAATCCTATATATCCGTGAAATTGTTTGTGATGTAAGCAAAGGATTAGGGATATAAAAAATTAGGACCATTAAAGAAAAAATCGCTAGCACTGGTAGATATTGTGGCTTCTGTCGATAGAGGAGATAAATAATTCCTACTAATGCAAACAATATGAAAATTGATATATCAATTTGGTTTTGTACGAACATAACAGCCAGCTGCATCTGATCCAATGATGGATCAATGACAGTGTGAACCTGGCCAAAGTCTAAGTAGTCTAAGCCTGTTCTTGATTTAACAAGCCAATCAAGAAATACTCTCGATGTAAAGATCCAATATGTACAAAAAGAGATAGTAATAAAGAGCATTTGATTTGTTGAAAAGTATTTCTTCTCTGATAACAATATTTCACATGCCATAAATAAAGCTAATAAGAATGCTATTTGCGCTATAGAAACCTGATGTACAAGCATTATGAATATAGAAAATATGAATATAAAGGCTTTATATATCATAGGATTTTTTTCTTTTGAGGTAAATATCAGGTAGAGAAGTATCACAAATCCAACGAAAGCAGTGGTTCGTGTAACCATCATTATTCCTTCAAGAAGAACGATAGGGAGCAGAGAAAAACACAAACAAGCTAATAATGAAATCTGTTCACTTTCTGACAAATACAAAAAAATTCGATATAGGAATAGTATCACGGTAACATATACTAAACACATGACAAGGAATTGTGTATGCTGCACAGAAAGCCCAAGTATAGCTGAAGACATTGCGTTATAAATATGAAATAGTGGAAAGGTAGCATACGAAGGGGAAAGATCCGCTGGAATTGTATGTCCTGATAATAATGTTACTGTTGTATACGTATTATGATAAAGAAGATCTGTTGTTCTAAAAAAGAGCGGATACGCAAAGGTAGTACCATAAATTATATTCATCATCACCAGGATAATTTCTGGAATTATCGTATTTGAAGAGGCAAGCTGAGAGTATATCTGAAGAAAAATTATTAAAAAGAGAGAAAATATCAAAAGTAAATATATAAATCTGGAAATGCCCATCAACAATACAATAATTGATAAAATATATAGTAAAGTAAAAAGAAGATATGATAAATGTGATGAGCGGAACAATTTCAAGTCATACTCATTATTGTCTTCATTAGTGGGATTTTTGAAGATATAAATTAAAAGAAATGAAGCTAGTATTGAAGGTACTGCAACAGTTAATCCTCTGACTGAATAATCCCAGCGACCTAAAATAAGTCCACCGAATAATAAGCTCGTCAGTATAATAATAATCACAACTACAGGTAATAATTCTGCGAATTTTTTCACATACCTGTTTTTCATAAAAATAAATTAATGCATTCAATATATATTAGTATTGTGAAAAGGATCTCAGGTATCAAAGACCAGGTAATACATGTAGAAAAAAATACATATTAACCTTGAAAAAAGGTACAACACCGCATAGATACAAGCCACCTTCTCTATGAAGGACGCAGGGTTTTTCGGGTATGAATACTACACCTTTCGAATAAATATTACCACACCGTAGTCAGTCTCCTCATATACCCCATTATATTCTTCTTCGGTTCGTCCTGTTCAAAAGCGCACCCCTACCCTCGGCAGTAAAACTCCAGCCATCAAACATTTTCTTACATGGCCATATATAACACGAATAATCATGGCTCTCGTCGATGACTCAAAGCCACGATATCTCATCCCAGGATTGTTGCTGGTGTGTATGACTCACTTGCATCGGCGAAAACAATTGGTTGTGGAGAAGTGTTGGCGCATCCATCCCGCGACGCAAGTCATGGGCTTTCTGCTGTACTGATCGTAATTCATGTAAACCCAAAAGGGGGCTTATCGTTCATCGAGCCAACGTTTCCTGGGTAGTTTTCCATAAACCACACCATAAATGAGGTGACATCAATTTTTTCATTGAGAAGACGTTCTCGTTTCTCCCGTCCCTTCTCCTTGAGATCTTTTTCCTGCAACAGCTCCACTGCCTTCTCAATCGACGCTTCCTGGCTTGATGAATCAAGCCGGAAATTATATACAAGATCATACCGACTCTCTTCCTCATCAGTATACCCGCGACCGGCAAAGTCACAGAATATTGCATGTGTCCCTAAAACTGCACACTCTGATGCCATGGTCGAGCTTTCTCCATATAATAGTGTGGCGTAGCAGAGAAGATCATGCATTTTCTCCGGTGAGACGGTGATCCGATATTTTTCAAATTCATCTGGCAGAGGTTTCTCAGAGGTTATAAAGACCCGGCCATATTTTTCAAACTCACGGATGGCCTTTCGCTTCGTCTCAAGCGTTAACCCCGATTTTCCAATATCATGGTGTGCATCCCATGCCAGAAATCTAATAATTATATATTTTTCATCATAATCTACACCTGACCCATCTAATGATCCAAAATTTGGCCTATAATAATTAGGATATAAATAAAATAATT is a genomic window of Methanocalculus alkaliphilus containing:
- a CDS encoding hydrogenase 3 maturation endopeptidase HyCI, producing the protein MMLILGVGNTLLSDDGAGCYIAEAIADIHPAYNGGTAPENFTAPIRRAAPSLLVIVDAAAMGLPAGSIRIIPPEKIDDTSIGTHMLPLSHLIAYLSPDIPEILFIGIEPETIQPGVGLSPAVQEAADRLLDLLQMGEIRSLEGL
- a CDS encoding glycosyltransferase, encoding MGIIRIKYICRCCSQFDKGLNKKIISQIKHLRNHNIETIHYSVCTDDEKASDSSIELIKIPMKTKLIFLKRVKREYNFYNILNYLITTSQEEDIVYLRIPYPSIQLTQILKKARLCKICIEYQTIEPLEYKLIKKYWYLILDFFFGNAIRTYTDAIVGVTDEITSYQLSRAGNQNKPHITIGNGFDVASATVRHPPKYDGKDLHLLCVAHIRRWNGLDRLLNGIANHHNSPKIILHIAGDGEELSHLQELAVHLGITDRVVYHGFTTGRSLDTLFNTCHIGVGSLGIHRIGLKEASILKAREYCARGLPFMYGIKDPDFPLDFPFILQIPPDESPVDMKKVISFAETVCTDHDTPRKMHRYAEEHLDWSVKMKTLKGFLETMSESRKGRPEKNSPDL
- a CDS encoding Ig-like domain-containing protein, producing MSEFGPVLYYHDTGGYVEPTPYPLNPRAPTPTPTPTPTPTPTPTPTPTPTPTPTPTPTPTPTPTPTPTPTPTPTPTPTPTPTLYEVTGVTAIGDFAVEYGTSFQEIGLPRTVQATICDGSVRTVDVYWPNTASGYDGTTSGTYRLEGILVNLPDEIINPDGVVVQTDVKVGKKPLPPTNPSRQEMVIPIQVGYNLISIPYEDAELEATSPASIRIFSPTNNPNSRGGQSIELDELVPGRAYWVSSSSVSEIIVKGTRPSSITMELGRGWNPIGAPSDEIHMNDITLDPSDAWSLPFVYAYNPARRSYEAVTTLQPGRGYFAALGTDCTIQLF